A window from Vibrio cortegadensis encodes these proteins:
- a CDS encoding LysR family transcriptional regulator codes for MRKIHDIDLKLLQLFLTIADSGGFSAAQFKLNMHQSTISTRMNDLETRLGMTLCHRGRRGFRLTSDGEKVYQLSKGIFEHISEFEEQLDCIRKVSHGHIRLALTDNLATNPKCKIQQAIRLFCSEHPKVTLDTDALDSYKIEMMLLEGTIELGVTSSEVQKDGLNYQFLFNERQCLYCAPEHPILANRGEITTEDILQFPIVDRGLTHKITPFSDTENLLHLASSTNMEATAHLILSGTFVGYLPDHYAAIWEQRGEMVKINAPSLEYLADFHLTTLNSKELSLAAKELMSAIYNVHLNNDSNTSKNINKPENQHAITT; via the coding sequence ATGCGTAAAATACACGACATTGATTTAAAGCTTCTTCAGCTATTTTTAACCATTGCAGACTCAGGTGGTTTTTCAGCGGCACAATTTAAATTGAACATGCATCAATCCACAATCAGTACCCGCATGAATGATTTAGAGACACGACTCGGTATGACACTCTGTCACCGTGGAAGACGTGGGTTTCGCTTAACCAGCGATGGTGAAAAAGTATATCAACTCAGTAAGGGGATCTTTGAACATATCTCTGAGTTTGAAGAACAACTCGATTGCATTCGAAAAGTCTCTCACGGTCATATTAGACTGGCGCTCACCGATAATCTTGCCACCAATCCTAAATGCAAAATTCAACAAGCGATTCGTTTGTTTTGCAGTGAACACCCTAAAGTGACTCTCGATACCGATGCTCTAGACTCTTACAAAATTGAAATGATGTTACTCGAAGGTACGATAGAACTTGGGGTTACGTCCTCTGAAGTACAAAAAGATGGCTTAAATTATCAGTTTCTATTTAATGAAAGACAGTGTCTATATTGTGCCCCGGAACACCCAATTCTTGCCAATCGTGGAGAAATCACCACTGAAGACATTCTACAATTTCCGATTGTGGATCGTGGATTAACCCATAAAATAACGCCATTCAGTGACACTGAAAACTTACTCCATTTAGCCAGCAGCACCAACATGGAAGCAACGGCTCACCTGATTTTATCGGGAACTTTTGTCGGGTACCTGCCCGATCATTACGCCGCTATTTGGGAGCAACGAGGAGAAATGGTAAAAATCAATGCCCCCTCCTTGGAGTACTTAGCCGATTTTCATTTAACAACTTTGAACTCAAAAGAGTTATCGTTAGCAGCAAAAGAGTTAATGTCTGCAATTTACAATGTGCATTTAAATAACGATTCAAATACATCTAAAAACATAAATAAACCTGAAAACCAGCACGCAATAACGACTTAA
- a CDS encoding nitrogenase-stabilizing/protective protein NifW → MSQINIQQKIASFTSIEQALDYFDIGFDSQFIDEYRLPLIKRFNGNLLLEKPDDWFSARRALKNAYCKIQRSRLDRHTRSACRGCTSCQRR, encoded by the coding sequence ATGAGCCAGATAAATATTCAACAAAAAATTGCTAGCTTTACCTCTATTGAGCAAGCGTTAGATTATTTCGATATAGGTTTTGATAGCCAATTCATTGATGAGTACCGCCTGCCGCTGATAAAACGCTTCAATGGGAATTTGCTACTGGAAAAGCCAGATGATTGGTTTTCTGCTCGTCGAGCATTAAAGAATGCATATTGTAAAATTCAGCGAAGCCGTTTGGATCGCCATACTCGATCCGCTTGCCGAGGCTGTACGTCTTGTCAACGTCGATAA
- a CDS encoding BCCT family transporter, translating to MDSSFKKYSIDTTDYQVGQDNVQKWGFDIHNPVFGISAGLIFLFLSAMLIVEPSTAKEALNNLKNGIIEDFDVFFMWATNFFVFFTLALIVSPFGKIRIGGKDTTPEHSRVSWMAMLFAAGMGIGLLFWGVAEPAAYFTDWWGTPFNVEPLTEEAKSLALGATIFHWGIHGWAIYAIVALALAFFSFNKGLPLSIRSVFYPVFGDRAWGWVGHIIDIMAVLATLFGLATSLGLGAQQATSGINHVFGTDGGIGMQLIVIAFVTSVAIMSVVRGIDGGVKLLSNINMLFAFALLIFVTVVSFDVAMISLPETLMAYAENFFPLSNPHGREDTTWMHGWTVFYWAWWISWSPFVGMFIARISKGRTVREFLAAVIFIPTLVTLIWMAVFGGLALDQMINKVGELGANGLTDISLSLFHVYDVLPFGNVISILSVVLILIFFVTSSDSGSLVIDSITSGGKVETPIPQRIFWASVEGSIAAVILWVGGKEALQALQSGVVATALPFTFVLLIMCYSLIKGLNSEYSMYR from the coding sequence ATGGATAGCAGTTTTAAGAAATACAGTATCGACACAACCGATTACCAAGTCGGGCAAGATAACGTTCAAAAGTGGGGGTTTGATATACACAACCCTGTCTTCGGCATTAGTGCTGGACTTATTTTCCTTTTCCTTTCAGCAATGCTTATTGTTGAACCTAGTACCGCAAAAGAGGCTCTTAACAACCTCAAAAATGGCATCATCGAAGATTTCGATGTGTTCTTTATGTGGGCAACCAACTTCTTTGTTTTCTTCACCCTTGCTTTGATTGTTTCACCTTTTGGTAAAATCCGTATTGGTGGTAAAGACACAACGCCTGAACACTCTAGAGTCTCTTGGATGGCGATGTTATTTGCTGCCGGAATGGGTATCGGTCTTCTATTCTGGGGAGTTGCAGAACCTGCTGCTTACTTCACGGATTGGTGGGGAACGCCATTTAATGTTGAACCGTTAACCGAAGAAGCTAAATCACTCGCTCTTGGTGCAACGATTTTCCATTGGGGAATTCACGGATGGGCAATTTACGCTATCGTGGCCCTCGCGCTTGCGTTTTTCTCTTTTAATAAAGGGTTGCCGCTGTCGATTCGCTCTGTGTTCTATCCTGTGTTTGGCGATAGAGCTTGGGGCTGGGTTGGTCATATCATTGATATTATGGCGGTTCTAGCCACCTTGTTTGGCTTAGCAACGTCTCTTGGTTTAGGCGCACAACAAGCCACAAGTGGTATTAACCACGTGTTTGGCACTGACGGTGGCATCGGGATGCAACTCATTGTGATTGCATTCGTTACTTCTGTCGCCATTATGTCGGTGGTTCGTGGTATTGATGGTGGTGTAAAACTGCTAAGTAACATCAATATGCTGTTTGCGTTTGCTTTGCTCATTTTCGTGACCGTTGTGAGCTTTGACGTTGCGATGATCTCATTACCTGAGACTCTAATGGCATACGCAGAAAACTTTTTCCCTCTAAGTAACCCACATGGCCGTGAAGACACCACTTGGATGCATGGTTGGACAGTATTCTATTGGGCATGGTGGATTTCATGGTCCCCATTTGTCGGCATGTTCATCGCTCGAATCTCTAAAGGCCGTACTGTTCGTGAGTTCTTAGCAGCAGTTATCTTTATCCCAACATTGGTAACATTGATTTGGATGGCTGTATTTGGTGGCCTTGCTCTTGATCAGATGATCAATAAAGTCGGTGAACTTGGAGCCAATGGTTTAACCGATATCTCACTTAGTCTATTCCATGTGTACGATGTATTACCATTTGGCAATGTGATCTCAATATTATCGGTTGTATTGATCCTGATCTTCTTTGTGACATCATCAGATTCCGGTTCACTGGTTATCGACAGCATTACCTCTGGCGGTAAAGTTGAAACGCCAATCCCACAGCGAATTTTCTGGGCAAGTGTCGAAGGTTCTATCGCGGCTGTGATACTTTGGGTTGGTGGTAAAGAAGCACTTCAAGCACTGCAATCGGGTGTTGTTGCGACCGCTTTGCCTTTCACTTTTGTTCTGCTCATTATGTGTTATAGCCTAATCAAAGGTTTGAACTCTGAATACTCCATGTATCGATAA
- a CDS encoding LysR family transcriptional regulator, whose amino-acid sequence MNKLKQMTLFMTIVETGSITKAAEKLDLSKSVISQHLKQLELDLDVPLLKRTTRKQILTASGEHFYRQCCEMHRLAEKAWSDILHQQDSPQGKLTVTAPHALMNSIVIPALSSAFKQYQDVKLNLIAHDGHLDLMQEGIDLAIRVGESKLSNLKQKKIGSVQDVLCVSQDYPTFVDSEIEKQPYIANHWQSKQITHKLSNKRSDKTHILAFTVSHQVNTVQNSLALIQNGLGIGILPQLIYLKHQDRLREVLPNFEMAPSNVYSLHPFHSQIPISVKMAIEAIEAEL is encoded by the coding sequence ATGAATAAACTCAAACAAATGACTCTCTTCATGACTATCGTCGAGACAGGTTCAATCACTAAAGCGGCAGAAAAACTCGACCTTTCTAAATCGGTCATTAGCCAACATCTCAAACAATTAGAGCTCGATCTTGATGTCCCGCTGCTCAAACGAACAACGAGAAAACAGATACTCACCGCTTCAGGTGAACACTTTTATCGACAATGTTGTGAAATGCACCGGTTAGCCGAAAAAGCATGGAGCGATATTTTACATCAACAAGATTCCCCTCAAGGAAAACTGACGGTGACGGCCCCACACGCGCTGATGAATAGTATTGTGATCCCTGCTCTAAGCTCTGCATTTAAGCAATATCAAGACGTAAAGCTCAATCTCATCGCCCATGATGGCCACCTAGACTTAATGCAAGAAGGGATTGATTTAGCGATTCGAGTTGGCGAATCAAAGCTAAGTAATTTGAAACAGAAGAAGATTGGTTCGGTGCAAGATGTGCTATGTGTTTCTCAAGATTATCCAACATTTGTCGACAGTGAGATAGAGAAGCAGCCTTACATTGCTAATCACTGGCAATCAAAACAAATCACTCATAAATTGAGTAATAAAAGGTCTGACAAGACTCATATTTTGGCTTTCACCGTCTCTCACCAAGTGAATACGGTTCAAAATAGTTTAGCGCTAATTCAGAATGGATTAGGTATAGGTATATTGCCGCAATTAATCTATTTGAAACACCAAGATAGATTAAGAGAAGTACTGCCGAACTTTGAAATGGCACCATCCAATGTCTATTCGCTACACCCTTTCCACAGCCAAATCCCCATCAGTGTCAAGATGGCAATAGAAGCTATTGAGGCGGAGCTATAG
- a CDS encoding YybH family protein: MTQEQILSACKAGISAWQQAFNAQDAAGCAAQYAEGTVMEARPFGTFTGREEIQAFWQNIMDQGFSDVDYTDVTWEQIGDDGYLLSANWTMNKAFGVVHREHWTIQEDGKARLVADDFEVQGER; encoded by the coding sequence ATGACTCAAGAACAAATTTTATCAGCATGCAAAGCTGGGATTTCAGCATGGCAACAAGCATTTAACGCTCAAGATGCAGCAGGTTGCGCTGCCCAATATGCGGAAGGAACCGTAATGGAAGCACGTCCATTCGGAACGTTTACTGGTCGTGAGGAGATCCAAGCTTTTTGGCAAAATATCATGGACCAAGGGTTTTCAGATGTGGATTATACGGATGTGACATGGGAGCAAATTGGTGATGATGGCTACCTGTTAAGTGCAAACTGGACGATGAACAAAGCATTTGGCGTTGTTCATCGTGAACATTGGACGATTCAAGAAGATGGAAAAGCACGCTTGGTTGCGGATGACTTTGAAGTACAAGGCGAACGTTAA
- a CDS encoding alkene reductase — protein MNTLFEKTNLKNIGLQNRVVMAPMTRARTSQPGNIPNEMMATYYKQRATAGLIISEATQISDDSQGYSFTPGVYTDEQVKGWQPITSAAHQAGAAMFCQLWHVGRVSHPTFQKGELPIAPSALAPVETKVWIADEQGNGNMVDCIQPRAMTHDDIHRVIQDFAYSARRAIEAGFDGVEIHGGNGYLIDQFLRTNSNHRIDEYGETRENRIRFLLEVVDAVSKEIGADKVGVRLAPFITFKDMDCPDIVPTILEASRELQARDIAYLHLSEADWDDAPIIPESFRVELRKIFTNTIIVAGSYTQERANEILNKGYADLVAFGRPFVSNPDLVSRLKNRYHLAELDGNTLFGGSEHGYTDYPRFCGDL, from the coding sequence ATGAACACATTATTTGAGAAAACCAACTTAAAAAACATCGGCTTGCAAAATCGAGTCGTAATGGCTCCAATGACTCGTGCGCGTACGAGCCAGCCGGGGAACATTCCAAATGAAATGATGGCGACTTATTACAAGCAACGAGCCACTGCAGGGTTAATTATTTCTGAAGCAACACAAATATCAGACGACTCTCAAGGCTACTCATTCACTCCTGGTGTTTACACAGATGAACAAGTCAAAGGATGGCAACCAATCACATCGGCGGCTCATCAAGCTGGTGCTGCGATGTTCTGTCAATTATGGCACGTAGGAAGAGTATCTCACCCGACGTTCCAGAAAGGGGAATTACCTATTGCCCCCTCTGCTCTTGCTCCTGTTGAAACCAAAGTATGGATTGCAGATGAACAAGGCAACGGCAATATGGTCGATTGCATTCAGCCGAGGGCAATGACGCACGATGACATCCATCGTGTCATCCAAGATTTTGCCTACTCTGCAAGACGTGCAATAGAAGCGGGGTTTGATGGTGTAGAAATACACGGTGGTAACGGATACCTGATTGATCAATTCCTTCGAACTAACTCCAACCATAGGATCGATGAATATGGCGAAACTCGTGAAAACCGTATTCGTTTTCTGCTTGAAGTGGTTGATGCGGTAAGCAAAGAGATTGGGGCTGACAAAGTTGGGGTTCGCCTTGCTCCTTTCATCACGTTTAAAGACATGGATTGTCCAGATATTGTGCCAACTATCCTTGAAGCTTCAAGAGAATTACAAGCGCGTGATATTGCTTATTTACATTTATCAGAAGCCGATTGGGACGATGCACCAATTATCCCTGAAAGCTTCCGTGTTGAGCTACGAAAAATATTCACCAATACGATTATCGTCGCAGGCAGTTACACACAAGAACGCGCTAATGAGATCCTCAACAAAGGCTATGCTGATCTTGTCGCTTTTGGTCGCCCGTTTGTCTCTAACCCAGATTTGGTATCACGACTAAAGAACCGTTACCATCTCGCAGAGTTGGACGGTAACACTCTCTTTGGTGGAAGTGAGCACGGCTATACTGATTACCCACGTTTCTGTGGTGATCTTTAA
- a CDS encoding SDR family oxidoreductase translates to MNQEKTTFVIIGGTSGIGEAVAQYFTHENNTVHVVSRSTGLDISDEKSVHHYFESIGPIDHLVVTAGSSAPSGRVTDVAITEAKSAFDTKFWGSIHAAKHAARYLKPNGSITLTTGMLSRKVVANTYTKSAINAALEAVTKVLAKELAPIRVNAVSPGLTATAAYQNMDTKSRESMYDNAKQSLPVGHIGQASDIAMAYVMAITNPYMTGSIIDIDGGALIN, encoded by the coding sequence ATGAATCAAGAAAAAACCACATTTGTCATCATTGGAGGCACTTCTGGGATTGGCGAGGCGGTAGCTCAGTACTTCACTCATGAAAATAATACTGTTCATGTGGTAAGTCGCTCTACTGGCCTAGATATCAGTGATGAAAAATCAGTTCATCATTATTTTGAGTCGATTGGGCCAATTGATCATCTTGTTGTTACAGCAGGGTCATCGGCTCCCTCCGGGAGGGTAACTGATGTTGCTATCACAGAAGCAAAATCAGCTTTTGATACCAAATTTTGGGGCTCAATTCACGCGGCTAAACATGCAGCTCGTTATCTAAAACCCAATGGCTCAATCACCCTTACCACGGGCATGTTATCTCGAAAGGTGGTGGCCAACACTTATACAAAATCAGCAATAAATGCCGCCTTAGAAGCGGTGACCAAGGTGCTCGCTAAAGAATTGGCTCCAATTCGAGTGAATGCTGTAAGCCCAGGATTAACAGCAACAGCCGCTTATCAAAATATGGATACAAAATCTCGTGAATCTATGTATGACAACGCAAAACAGAGCTTGCCTGTTGGTCACATTGGCCAAGCCTCAGATATTGCGATGGCTTATGTGATGGCGATTACAAATCCATATATGACAGGTTCAATCATCGATATTGATGGCGGCGCATTAATTAACTAA
- a CDS encoding MFS transporter, with protein MNKEKMPFQVWILTLAAFAIGTAEFVIAGILPQIATSLSITEGQAGYLISAYALAIVIGGPVLTIYLARFNKKVVLTGLMALFIIGNVLSALAPTYHLLLISRVIAGLVQGPFYGIGAVVATNLVTEKMAGRAVGQMFAGLTLANVLGVPAGTWISLQFGWHTTFFTVAAFGAVAMISILTSINSTGHSEAKDIKTQLMAFKNPMLLISLAITALSWSGFMALYGYLAPIAMHITGYGESAVTWILVIVGVGLIIGNILGGRSSDKNLGKASMFWAVAMIISLIAVGLVVDNKILFVITAFIFGIASFANVPAMQLRVMNHGGEGQELAATANISAFNLANAFGGFLGGMVLDSQLGASMIPFAAVVVPVIGLLFIAKTNQKEKTSALVTPSLAN; from the coding sequence ATGAATAAAGAAAAAATGCCCTTTCAAGTCTGGATACTCACATTGGCTGCTTTCGCCATCGGTACTGCCGAATTTGTGATTGCTGGCATCTTACCGCAAATTGCAACATCCCTTTCGATCACTGAAGGTCAAGCTGGTTACTTAATCAGCGCCTATGCATTAGCCATTGTGATTGGCGGCCCTGTCTTAACCATTTATTTAGCCCGTTTTAATAAGAAGGTCGTTCTAACTGGTTTAATGGCACTATTTATTATTGGCAACGTATTATCGGCGCTAGCACCAACCTACCATTTATTACTGATTAGCCGTGTCATTGCTGGCCTTGTTCAGGGGCCGTTCTATGGCATTGGTGCCGTTGTCGCAACCAATTTAGTCACCGAAAAAATGGCAGGTCGTGCTGTTGGCCAAATGTTTGCGGGCTTAACGCTTGCCAATGTTCTTGGTGTTCCCGCGGGTACTTGGATCAGTTTGCAGTTCGGATGGCACACCACCTTCTTTACGGTTGCTGCATTTGGTGCCGTCGCTATGATTTCAATTTTAACTTCAATAAATTCAACAGGTCATAGCGAAGCAAAAGATATTAAAACTCAGCTGATGGCATTTAAAAACCCAATGCTGCTCATTAGCTTAGCAATCACCGCATTATCATGGTCTGGTTTTATGGCTCTGTATGGCTACCTCGCGCCAATTGCTATGCATATCACGGGCTATGGTGAGTCTGCTGTGACATGGATTCTGGTTATTGTGGGAGTTGGTTTAATCATTGGCAATATTTTAGGTGGCCGCTCTTCTGACAAAAACTTAGGAAAAGCATCGATGTTCTGGGCTGTCGCCATGATTATTTCATTAATTGCCGTTGGCTTGGTGGTTGATAACAAAATTCTCTTTGTCATCACCGCATTTATCTTTGGGATTGCGTCGTTTGCAAACGTGCCGGCCATGCAACTTCGAGTGATGAATCACGGCGGTGAAGGCCAAGAACTCGCAGCAACAGCAAACATATCGGCATTCAACTTAGCCAATGCATTCGGTGGTTTCCTAGGTGGCATGGTACTCGATAGCCAATTAGGAGCAAGCATGATTCCTTTTGCTGCCGTAGTAGTTCCCGTCATAGGTTTACTATTCATTGCGAAAACCAATCAAAAAGAAAAAACATCAGCACTAGTTACACCAAGTCTCGCAAATTAA
- a CDS encoding LysR family transcriptional regulator has product MDKFSDMTMFVSVVKHQGLAAAGRELGLSPATMTARLQGLEERYGVKLLNRSTRHISLTDSGDLYHKACLEILENVKETENLILNGVKEVKGSLKISAPKDIGKQHILPILSEFCEQFPDVVPYLYLNDDVSNIAESGIDIVIRYGELADSSLISRRLSSSHRVLCASPKYLAKYGTPLTPQDLVNHRCLAIVRSNEELKTWHFQDTDKKNVITVLPKRFSDDGEVVRHWALEGAGIALKSILDVQDDIDNLRLVTVLNGYMTNFNTSTSVSSADLNVVYMSKKYQPKRIRLFLDFLFDKFRK; this is encoded by the coding sequence ATGGATAAATTCTCTGATATGACGATGTTCGTGAGTGTGGTGAAGCATCAAGGGTTAGCGGCGGCAGGGCGTGAATTAGGGCTTTCTCCTGCAACAATGACGGCAAGGCTACAAGGATTGGAAGAACGCTATGGAGTCAAGTTGCTCAATCGAAGCACAAGGCATATATCTCTCACTGATTCTGGTGATCTTTACCATAAAGCGTGTCTTGAGATCCTTGAAAATGTAAAAGAGACAGAGAATCTCATTTTGAATGGGGTGAAAGAAGTCAAAGGGTCACTTAAAATCAGCGCACCAAAAGACATAGGTAAACAACATATCCTTCCCATCTTGTCTGAATTTTGTGAACAATTCCCAGATGTGGTGCCTTACTTATATTTGAATGACGATGTCTCAAACATCGCTGAATCGGGTATCGATATTGTTATACGTTATGGTGAGCTTGCCGATAGCAGTTTGATATCGCGACGATTATCGTCAAGCCATCGAGTCCTGTGTGCATCACCGAAATACTTAGCGAAGTATGGCACGCCATTAACCCCGCAAGATTTAGTAAATCATCGCTGCCTTGCGATAGTTCGTAGTAATGAAGAGCTTAAAACGTGGCATTTTCAAGATACGGATAAAAAGAATGTAATAACAGTATTGCCTAAACGATTTTCAGATGACGGCGAAGTGGTTCGGCATTGGGCATTAGAAGGGGCGGGGATTGCTTTGAAATCAATACTAGACGTGCAGGACGATATCGATAACTTACGCTTGGTTACGGTACTGAATGGTTATATGACCAATTTTAACACATCGACATCAGTATCAAGTGCTGACCTGAATGTTGTCTATATGAGTAAGAAATATCAGCCTAAGAGGATTCGGCTATTTCTAGACTTTCTTTTTGATAAATTTCGTAAGTAA
- the rplY gene encoding 50S ribosomal protein L25, giving the protein MKFEAVVRTELGKGASRRLRHAGKFPAVVYGGEAAAVAIALEHHVVMNQMDKPEFYEEITLVIDGAEVKVKPQDVQRHAYKPKVEHMDFIRI; this is encoded by the coding sequence ATGAAATTTGAAGCAGTAGTACGTACTGAACTAGGTAAGGGTGCGAGCCGCCGCCTACGTCACGCGGGTAAATTCCCAGCAGTAGTTTACGGTGGCGAAGCAGCTGCAGTAGCTATCGCGCTTGAGCACCACGTTGTAATGAACCAAATGGACAAACCTGAATTCTACGAAGAAATCACTCTAGTGATCGACGGCGCAGAAGTTAAGGTTAAGCCACAAGACGTTCAACGTCACGCTTACAAGCCAAAAGTTGAGCACATGGATTTCATCCGCATCTAA
- a CDS encoding glycosyltransferase family 2 protein, protein MNPISIVVITLNEEKRIGRLMDDLSKQSHRDFEVIVVDSNSDDSTCDVAAAYESSLPELSIHKMSTRGVSLGRNTGASLAKHERLLFLDADVRLSSDFLAMAIAQLNERKLEVAGVYMGSKNLPLLHKAGYAMFNGGLFITQFFFPTAVGACIFSTKRVHQALEGFDENITLCEDCDYVKRASKTWRFRFLSLRFEFDPRRLDQDGLFKMGLTYLKANVRRFFIGEMRNNEMEYKFGHYSEG, encoded by the coding sequence ATGAACCCGATTAGCATTGTTGTGATTACCCTAAATGAAGAAAAACGAATTGGCCGTTTAATGGATGACTTAAGTAAACAGAGCCATCGTGATTTTGAAGTGATTGTGGTGGATTCGAATAGTGACGATTCAACATGTGACGTTGCCGCAGCCTATGAATCAAGCTTGCCTGAGCTTTCCATCCATAAAATGAGCACACGCGGAGTCAGCTTAGGACGAAATACAGGAGCATCATTAGCCAAGCACGAACGTTTGCTGTTTCTAGATGCCGATGTTCGTTTGAGTTCAGATTTTCTAGCCATGGCGATTGCTCAGTTGAATGAACGAAAACTTGAAGTTGCTGGTGTCTACATGGGGTCTAAAAATCTGCCTCTTTTACATAAAGCGGGTTATGCGATGTTTAATGGCGGCTTATTTATTACGCAGTTCTTTTTCCCAACCGCAGTAGGCGCGTGTATTTTCTCAACGAAAAGAGTTCACCAAGCCTTAGAAGGGTTTGATGAAAATATCACGTTGTGTGAAGACTGTGACTACGTCAAAAGGGCCAGTAAAACGTGGCGATTTCGTTTCCTCTCACTTCGCTTCGAATTCGACCCACGACGTTTAGATCAAGATGGGTTGTTCAAAATGGGACTGACTTACCTTAAAGCGAATGTGCGCCGCTTCTTCATCGGTGAAATGCGTAATAACGAGATGGAATACAAATTTGGTCATTACTCTGAGGGCTAA
- a CDS encoding LssY C-terminal domain-containing protein, producing MWESAGLFLGALLDALIGPNLFVPGEPFLIAAGYQLYQGVWLGVIAVLCGALVGDQASYWIGRKVGNSAQRKLMRFQPKIRRPIARCRILMQKRGNYVLAFSRLLGPVSWVVPFMAGTQNIEWRRFSLFDTFGVMLGVGQFVFWGYLLGAGIEQVPFVDAAKTFVLEHQYLLVLFACTAVVAFIAYKKNWRFPVTKSIGFLLIGMLGVNYSHFFWFSDDAVVTPGNTQTMEVVSQYKENANPSLISLKTAFPVASVTFSDDLMSTPLLPSDFKVYPGKSPFFDAQALNLVLIGESPRTLMAQLGWIENKTFSRDEIEWKDYLQLLSDKTPPVSDLFWNEEPQHMAFQLPGTLMKRSHVRWWKAGVDPISQQPRWVGAISYDDGLILTPYSGIVTVLHSIDPNVDHERDQFAAKVERANLNWSTEMQTLGQITVLDDQHDYYSDGQVLVIKENTLLAKVTK from the coding sequence ATGTGGGAAAGCGCGGGTTTATTTCTGGGTGCATTGTTAGATGCACTCATTGGCCCTAATTTATTTGTCCCAGGAGAGCCGTTTTTAATTGCGGCGGGTTACCAGTTATACCAAGGCGTATGGCTTGGTGTTATTGCCGTACTATGTGGAGCTCTGGTTGGTGATCAGGCCAGCTATTGGATTGGCCGAAAAGTTGGGAATTCAGCGCAACGAAAATTAATGCGTTTTCAGCCTAAGATTCGTCGTCCTATTGCCCGCTGTCGGATATTGATGCAGAAACGAGGCAATTATGTGCTCGCCTTCTCTCGTTTACTTGGTCCTGTTTCGTGGGTGGTCCCGTTTATGGCGGGTACACAAAACATCGAGTGGCGTAGATTCAGTCTATTTGACACTTTTGGTGTAATGCTTGGCGTTGGGCAGTTTGTCTTTTGGGGTTATCTGTTAGGTGCTGGTATTGAACAAGTCCCTTTTGTCGACGCGGCCAAAACATTTGTGTTGGAACATCAATACTTGTTGGTGTTATTTGCTTGTACCGCTGTTGTGGCTTTTATCGCATACAAGAAAAATTGGCGATTCCCAGTGACTAAAAGTATCGGCTTTTTGCTTATTGGCATGTTAGGTGTCAACTATAGCCATTTCTTTTGGTTCAGTGATGATGCAGTGGTAACACCTGGGAATACTCAAACTATGGAGGTCGTTTCTCAGTATAAAGAAAACGCAAACCCTTCCCTTATTTCTCTAAAAACAGCATTTCCAGTCGCGTCCGTTACTTTTAGCGACGATTTAATGTCGACACCGTTGTTGCCATCAGACTTTAAAGTGTATCCGGGAAAGTCTCCCTTTTTTGATGCCCAAGCCCTGAATCTGGTGCTCATTGGAGAGTCGCCTCGAACATTAATGGCACAGCTTGGCTGGATTGAGAACAAAACCTTTTCCCGCGATGAGATTGAGTGGAAAGATTACTTACAGCTTTTAAGCGATAAAACACCGCCCGTGTCGGATCTATTTTGGAATGAAGAACCTCAACATATGGCGTTTCAACTTCCAGGAACATTGATGAAACGGAGTCATGTTCGCTGGTGGAAAGCGGGTGTTGATCCTATTAGCCAACAACCACGTTGGGTTGGCGCAATCAGTTATGATGATGGGTTAATACTGACGCCCTATAGCGGTATTGTGACTGTTTTGCACAGCATTGATCCAAATGTCGACCATGAACGTGACCAATTCGCGGCGAAGGTTGAACGGGCTAACCTTAATTGGAGTACTGAAATGCAAACTTTAGGGCAAATCACGGTGCTAGATGACCAGCATGATTATTACAGTGACGGACAAGTCTTAGTGATTAAAGAGAATACGTTATTGGCAAAAGTGACGAAGTAA